A portion of the Algimonas porphyrae genome contains these proteins:
- a CDS encoding FKBP-type peptidyl-prolyl cis-trans isomerase: MSRILMAASLAALLAACTASTDDVGAVGEDDSPALVEGDFVCPDNLVFSLDDYEDETLPSASDFSVWHAENALRDGVMETDSGLQYRVLQPGLENGATPRAGEEIFANYHGFFPNGDVFDSSYQAGEPIVHTADGFIAGWNEALADMKVCETRTLYVPANLAYGENPVGRPGGTLVFHMQLLRVNRTD, translated from the coding sequence ATGTCACGCATACTCATGGCAGCCTCGCTAGCGGCGCTTCTCGCGGCCTGTACCGCCTCAACCGACGATGTCGGCGCTGTTGGCGAAGACGATTCGCCGGCGTTGGTCGAAGGCGATTTTGTCTGCCCCGACAATCTCGTCTTCTCACTCGATGATTATGAGGATGAGACATTACCGTCAGCGAGTGACTTTTCAGTCTGGCATGCGGAGAACGCGCTACGCGACGGCGTCATGGAAACGGATAGCGGCCTGCAATATCGCGTCCTGCAGCCAGGCCTCGAAAATGGCGCAACACCGCGCGCCGGCGAAGAAATCTTCGCGAATTATCACGGCTTTTTCCCCAATGGCGATGTCTTTGACAGCAGCTATCAGGCGGGGGAACCCATCGTTCACACGGCGGATGGCTTTATTGCAGGCTGGAACGAAGCGCTGGCCGATATGAAAGTGTGCGAAACACGGACCCTCTACGTCCCTGCCAATCTGGCCTACGGCGAAAACCCCGTCGGACGGCCCGGCGGCACGCTGGTGTTCCACATGCAGCTTTTGCGGGTCAACCGGACCGATTAA
- a CDS encoding vWA domain-containing protein, translating into MFHHFFSELRRASVPVSIREYLTLLEGVDKGVANDSLDGFYYLSRTALVKDERDLDKFDQVFSHVFRGIDYIGDIFGQDEHAIPEDWLRKMAELHLSPEEMAEIEALGDFDKIMEALKERLDNQDKRHEGGNRNIGTAGRSPFGAYGYNPEGVRIGQKDGRHGKAVKVWDKRQFKNLDGDKEIGTRNIKVALRRLRKFAREGAAEELDLPGTIRGTARQGWLDIRMRPERRNAVKVLTFFDIGGSMDAHVKQVEDLFSAAKSEFKRLEHFYFHNMLYEQVWRDNRRRMSETTPTWDILHTFPSDHRVVIVGDAAMSPYEVAMRGGSVEHWNEEAGAVWLKRIADVYPHLVWINPTQEKYWEFSQSTQMIQEIIGGERMFPMTLNGLEDAMRELAR; encoded by the coding sequence ATGTTCCATCATTTCTTCAGCGAGCTTCGCCGCGCCTCCGTTCCGGTCTCGATCCGCGAATATCTGACCCTGCTCGAAGGGGTCGATAAAGGCGTGGCCAATGACAGTCTGGATGGCTTTTACTATCTGTCGCGGACAGCCTTGGTGAAGGATGAACGCGATCTGGACAAGTTCGACCAGGTCTTCAGCCATGTCTTTCGCGGGATCGACTATATTGGTGATATTTTCGGCCAGGACGAACACGCCATTCCCGAAGACTGGCTCCGCAAAATGGCGGAGCTGCATTTGTCGCCTGAAGAAATGGCTGAAATTGAAGCCCTTGGCGATTTCGACAAGATCATGGAAGCCCTGAAGGAACGGCTCGACAATCAGGACAAACGACACGAAGGCGGAAACCGCAATATCGGCACGGCTGGGCGATCACCCTTCGGCGCATATGGCTACAATCCCGAAGGCGTGCGCATTGGTCAGAAAGACGGCCGCCACGGCAAAGCCGTCAAAGTCTGGGACAAGCGTCAGTTCAAGAACCTGGACGGCGACAAGGAGATCGGCACGCGAAACATCAAGGTCGCGCTGCGACGCCTGCGTAAATTCGCCCGTGAGGGCGCCGCCGAGGAACTCGATCTGCCCGGAACGATCCGCGGGACGGCGCGGCAGGGCTGGCTCGATATTCGCATGCGCCCGGAACGGCGCAACGCGGTCAAAGTCCTGACATTCTTCGACATTGGCGGCTCGATGGACGCTCATGTCAAGCAGGTCGAGGACCTGTTCAGTGCCGCCAAATCAGAGTTCAAGCGGCTGGAACATTTCTACTTCCACAATATGCTGTATGAACAGGTCTGGAGAGACAATCGCCGCCGCATGTCCGAGACGACTCCGACTTGGGACATTCTGCATACATTCCCGTCTGATCACCGCGTCGTCATCGTCGGTGATGCCGCCATGAGTCCCTATGAAGTTGCCATGCGCGGCGGCTCGGTCGAGCATTGGAACGAGGAAGCGGGCGCAGTCTGGCTCAAGCGGATCGCCGACGTTTATCCCCATCTGGTCTGGATCAACCCGACACAGGAAAAATACTGGGAATTCAGCCAGTCGACGCAAATGATTCAGGAGATCATCGGCGGGGAACGCATGTTCCCCATGACGCTGAACGGCCTGGAAGACGCGATGCGGGAACTGGCGCGCTAG
- a CDS encoding Kazal-type serine protease inhibitor family protein has product MMRNFLIGLAMLMASALVVSCAQTGPGYYGHDHSVHHPPGPVSPTPYPPAPGIPHTPMPQPGERICGGMTGATCGVVGEFCYQTVEAQCGAADQTGVCRPIPQACTQQYAPVCGCDGRTYGNECMANASGVSAAYRGECRR; this is encoded by the coding sequence ATGATGCGCAATTTTCTGATAGGCTTGGCCATGCTGATGGCCTCGGCATTAGTGGTGTCCTGTGCCCAGACCGGGCCGGGTTATTACGGTCATGATCATAGCGTACATCATCCGCCTGGACCTGTATCGCCGACACCCTATCCGCCTGCCCCCGGTATTCCGCATACCCCCATGCCACAACCCGGCGAGCGTATCTGTGGCGGCATGACCGGCGCGACATGCGGCGTCGTTGGCGAATTCTGCTACCAAACTGTTGAAGCGCAGTGCGGCGCAGCGGATCAGACCGGTGTCTGCCGTCCGATCCCGCAGGCCTGCACGCAACAATATGCACCGGTTTGCGGCTGTGATGGTCGCACATATGGCAATGAATGCATGGCCAATGCGTCTGGTGTCTCAGCGGCCTATCGCGGCGAGTGTCGTCGCTAG
- a CDS encoding DUF533 domain-containing protein, with protein MPKELKTLAKNPEAFLAELLGSGRALLDSPSSRNLTEQARDIGRRGEDFLIDKLGMEDNPDSREQIRQQAKYAGIAGALALLLKSKSTRKMAALGGLAALGTIAYKGHQRGRMPSDFNDAIGMLTGKTAERRANMLLRAMIAAARADGVIDDDEAALIEAYPDADVETLRELMARPDDPVEIAALATSEQCAAEIYAVSARIADGINPAERDYLDRLAMALRLDPEAAALIETEVRNG; from the coding sequence ATGCCCAAGGAACTCAAGACGCTTGCGAAAAATCCAGAAGCCTTTCTGGCTGAACTTCTCGGCAGCGGGCGCGCTCTGCTTGACTCGCCCTCATCAAGGAATCTCACCGAGCAGGCTCGCGATATCGGTCGACGTGGTGAGGATTTCCTCATCGACAAACTCGGCATGGAGGACAATCCGGACAGCCGTGAGCAGATTCGGCAGCAGGCGAAATATGCGGGTATTGCCGGGGCTCTGGCGCTTCTGCTGAAATCGAAATCGACCCGCAAGATGGCGGCTCTGGGTGGGCTCGCCGCACTCGGCACGATTGCCTATAAAGGCCATCAACGCGGTCGCATGCCGTCAGACTTCAATGATGCGATCGGGATGCTAACGGGCAAAACAGCCGAACGACGTGCCAACATGTTGCTGCGGGCCATGATCGCGGCTGCGCGCGCGGACGGGGTAATCGACGATGACGAAGCCGCCCTGATCGAAGCCTATCCGGACGCCGATGTCGAAACGCTGCGCGAATTGATGGCGCGCCCAGACGATCCGGTCGAAATCGCCGCGCTCGCCACGTCCGAGCAATGTGCGGCTGAAATCTATGCTGTCAGCGCCCGGATTGCAGACGGAATCAATCCGGCGGAACGGGATTATCTCGACCGTCTGGCCATGGCCCTTCGGCTCGATCCCGAAGCCGCCGCCCTGATCGAAACTGAAGTGAGGAACGGATGA
- a CDS encoding penicillin acylase family protein translates to MNSVLKKSLLSVAALTGVAAIGGAIYLWTPPGQSFDAQAAQEVAERYDVRIVRDNYGVPHIFGKTDADAHFGLAYAHAEDDWKTMEQTLLSGRGMSAQHFGQAEAPADYLYDLFRVEQAVAAGDLGIPADVQAIIEAYAAGLNKFGADHPDQITPGLLPVTADDINAAVMWLTPFFYRMDDYLAPLFSETDAPQVSPWQQQAALSLPQAVRGSNGFAVAPSRSADGHTRLIVNSHQPMVGRYAWYEAHLVSEEGLNIAGGTFPGTPVIPQGITPNTAWTHTVNRPDLIDIYKLTVDDEGDPQTYELDGEWLPFDRGMADFRVKLWGPFSLPIKRDALWSEHGPVLSTPSGHYALRFAGLGETAAVEQWFRMAKAQNLDEWREALTINGVMSFNIVYGDRDGNIGTIYNARMPNRIEGPDWTGVLPGNDRRLIWDGFRPVSDLPQLWNPDCGWVFSANATPFMVTDPECDQDRTDFSATFGIEDRITNRSRRAVAQIVPDRSITREELLRYRADTLFDPESRLMQLVVELVGIATDDPDIQAAQEVLRNWDGDTVVGSHGAALAVITGVRTLGYEFLDEGEASLDILATTASELEAAFGRIDPEWGEVNRIVRGDENWPLDGAPDVLRAIYADKDGVAKQGYLNAFAGDTHIMVADWAPDGTLRAESIHQYGSATLDETSPHYDDQVELFATHEYKTMPMTLEEALDVATEDYRPGER, encoded by the coding sequence ATGAACTCAGTCCTGAAAAAGTCTCTTCTGTCCGTCGCCGCCCTGACCGGGGTCGCCGCCATAGGGGGCGCGATCTATCTGTGGACGCCACCGGGGCAGTCTTTCGACGCACAGGCGGCGCAGGAAGTCGCGGAGCGCTATGACGTGCGTATCGTTCGCGACAATTATGGTGTGCCTCATATTTTCGGGAAAACGGATGCGGACGCGCATTTTGGCCTCGCCTACGCACATGCGGAAGATGACTGGAAAACGATGGAGCAGACCCTGTTGTCTGGTCGCGGGATGAGTGCCCAGCATTTCGGGCAAGCTGAAGCGCCCGCCGACTATCTCTATGATCTATTCCGGGTCGAACAGGCTGTGGCTGCAGGCGATCTCGGTATTCCTGCCGACGTGCAGGCGATTATCGAAGCCTATGCGGCAGGGCTGAACAAGTTTGGCGCCGATCATCCGGATCAGATCACGCCCGGCCTTCTCCCGGTGACCGCCGATGATATCAATGCGGCTGTGATGTGGCTGACGCCCTTTTTCTACCGGATGGATGACTATCTGGCGCCGTTGTTCAGCGAAACGGATGCGCCGCAAGTCTCTCCCTGGCAGCAGCAGGCCGCTTTGAGTCTGCCGCAGGCTGTACGCGGATCGAACGGGTTCGCCGTGGCCCCGTCGCGCAGCGCGGATGGGCACACCCGCTTGATCGTCAACTCTCATCAACCCATGGTGGGACGATATGCCTGGTATGAGGCTCATCTGGTCAGCGAAGAAGGGTTGAACATAGCGGGCGGGACTTTCCCGGGGACGCCTGTCATTCCGCAGGGCATTACGCCGAACACGGCATGGACCCATACGGTCAATCGCCCTGATTTGATCGATATCTACAAGCTGACCGTGGATGATGAGGGCGATCCACAAACATATGAGTTGGACGGCGAATGGTTACCCTTCGATCGAGGAATGGCCGATTTCCGGGTGAAACTCTGGGGCCCGTTCTCCCTGCCGATTAAACGCGATGCGCTCTGGTCAGAACATGGACCTGTCCTGTCAACTCCAAGCGGTCATTACGCGTTGCGCTTTGCAGGGCTGGGCGAGACAGCTGCAGTCGAACAATGGTTTCGCATGGCCAAGGCGCAAAATCTGGATGAATGGCGCGAGGCGCTTACGATCAACGGGGTTATGTCCTTCAATATCGTCTATGGCGACCGTGACGGCAATATCGGTACGATCTACAATGCCCGTATGCCGAACCGGATCGAAGGTCCGGACTGGACGGGCGTTCTACCGGGAAATGATCGCCGGCTGATATGGGACGGTTTCCGACCTGTCTCCGACCTGCCACAGCTCTGGAATCCAGACTGCGGTTGGGTTTTTTCCGCCAATGCCACCCCGTTCATGGTGACAGATCCGGAATGTGATCAGGATCGCACCGATTTTTCAGCGACATTCGGAATCGAGGACCGGATTACGAACCGGTCGCGCCGTGCCGTCGCGCAGATCGTGCCGGATCGATCGATCACGCGCGAAGAGCTGCTGCGATACCGCGCGGACACGCTTTTCGACCCCGAGTCGCGGTTAATGCAGCTTGTCGTCGAACTGGTCGGCATAGCGACGGACGACCCCGATATTCAGGCTGCACAGGAGGTTCTGCGAAACTGGGATGGCGATACGGTTGTGGGATCGCACGGAGCCGCGCTGGCCGTTATCACCGGTGTTCGCACTCTCGGCTATGAATTCCTGGATGAGGGCGAGGCCTCATTGGACATTCTGGCAACGACCGCGTCGGAGCTCGAAGCCGCCTTCGGACGCATCGATCCGGAATGGGGGGAGGTCAACCGGATTGTGCGAGGTGACGAAAACTGGCCCCTAGACGGCGCGCCGGATGTGCTACGCGCCATTTATGCAGATAAGGACGGCGTGGCCAAACAGGGCTATCTGAACGCGTTTGCGGGCGACACGCACATCATGGTTGCAGACTGGGCGCCTGACGGCACCTTGCGCGCGGAGAGCATACACCAGTACGGATCTGCGACGCTGGACGAGACCTCACCCCACTATGACGATCAGGTCGAACTGTTCGCAACGCATGAATATAAGACCATGCCGATGACCCTCGAGGAGGCGCTGGACGTGGCGACGGAAGATTATCGCCCCGGAGAGCGCTGA
- the alr gene encoding alanine racemase, with amino-acid sequence MSLPPYSTRPTLRVDLSTLKSNYEALKTLVPRAKVAASVKADAYGLGLETVGRALYGAGCRIFFVATAGEGKLLREAIGPNGAIYVLNGPAPRDKAALLGAKLKPVINSIEQARYWAEVCREVNDPPFTAIHIDTGMNRLGMSEDDVAMLASDKGLWKTLNPDWVMSHLACAPDVSHPLNAVQLQRFKRLAATLPPTPLSFANSAGIYLGKDYHFQMVRPGISLYGGFATSMPGQEVTKPVVKLLAPILQLRTVKAGESIGYDASFTADRDMRIATVGAGYADGVPIALSNQGQAVIHDQSVPIIGRVSMDITLLDVTDLHLPVQVGGVAIFLGDHLEDQAAEGNTINYELLVRIGQRVRRDYWKPKSDRDDTDRTQTSRPQHSKKPGPKRSASKKTDPKGSGFKTSSKPSGRKTYPNKGQRSPGR; translated from the coding sequence ATGAGCCTGCCCCCCTATTCCACCCGCCCGACTTTGCGCGTCGATCTCTCCACCCTGAAATCCAACTATGAGGCGCTGAAGACATTGGTGCCGCGCGCCAAAGTCGCAGCCTCGGTCAAGGCTGACGCCTATGGGCTGGGCCTGGAGACTGTCGGACGGGCATTATACGGTGCCGGCTGCCGGATCTTTTTCGTGGCCACGGCAGGCGAAGGCAAATTGCTGCGCGAAGCCATCGGGCCGAATGGGGCCATTTATGTACTGAACGGACCGGCGCCGCGCGACAAGGCAGCCCTCCTCGGTGCAAAGCTGAAACCGGTCATCAATTCCATCGAACAGGCGCGCTACTGGGCCGAGGTCTGCCGTGAGGTCAACGATCCGCCTTTTACAGCCATTCATATCGATACGGGTATGAACCGCTTGGGCATGTCAGAGGACGACGTAGCGATGCTGGCGAGCGACAAGGGTCTATGGAAGACCCTCAACCCCGACTGGGTCATGAGCCACCTTGCCTGTGCACCTGACGTGTCGCACCCGCTCAATGCCGTGCAGCTGCAACGATTTAAACGTCTTGCGGCGACCTTGCCGCCTACGCCGCTCAGCTTTGCCAACTCCGCCGGCATCTATCTCGGCAAGGATTATCACTTCCAGATGGTGCGTCCCGGGATCAGCCTCTATGGTGGCTTCGCGACCAGTATGCCCGGACAGGAAGTTACGAAGCCGGTCGTCAAACTCCTCGCCCCAATCCTGCAATTGCGAACCGTAAAAGCAGGCGAATCAATTGGTTATGACGCTAGCTTCACAGCTGATCGCGATATGCGGATCGCGACGGTCGGCGCGGGTTATGCCGACGGTGTTCCAATCGCACTCAGCAATCAGGGGCAGGCTGTCATTCATGATCAGTCCGTGCCGATCATTGGGCGGGTCTCGATGGATATAACCCTTCTGGATGTTACGGATTTGCACCTGCCCGTTCAGGTCGGCGGCGTTGCCATCTTCCTCGGCGATCATCTCGAGGATCAGGCCGCAGAGGGCAACACGATCAATTACGAACTGCTGGTCCGGATCGGCCAGCGTGTCCGGCGTGACTACTGGAAACCCAAATCAGATCGGGACGACACGGACCGCACACAGACGTCGCGTCCGCAACACTCAAAGAAACCCGGACCAAAAAGATCTGCTTCGAAAAAAACCGACCCGAAGGGATCAGGCTTCAAGACGTCGAGCAAGCCGTCTGGCCGCAAGACCTATCCCAACAAGGGTCAGCGCTCTCCGGGGCGATAA
- the eda gene encoding bifunctional 4-hydroxy-2-oxoglutarate aldolase/2-dehydro-3-deoxy-phosphogluconate aldolase, producing the protein MDRTRLKQSQVVPVVALDDPDVAVPLADALLAGGIGVIELTLRTPRAFDVIDALRQADHPIMLGVGTVINTQQVERCAALAVDFIVTPGTTAKLVDAIQANNVAAIPGISTVGEAVAMIERGFDLVKFFPAEAAGGVGALKAIGGPLPDLSFMPTGGIGRDDVRRYLDLSSVVCVGGSWVADKTALANHDWSTITQNARSATAL; encoded by the coding sequence ATGGACCGCACCCGCCTGAAACAGTCGCAAGTCGTGCCCGTCGTCGCTCTGGACGATCCCGATGTCGCCGTTCCACTGGCCGATGCGCTTCTCGCTGGCGGGATTGGTGTGATCGAGCTGACCCTGCGGACACCTCGGGCGTTCGATGTTATCGATGCGCTCAGACAGGCCGATCATCCGATCATGCTCGGCGTCGGGACCGTGATCAACACGCAGCAAGTCGAGCGCTGCGCCGCACTCGCCGTCGATTTCATCGTCACGCCGGGAACAACGGCGAAACTGGTCGATGCCATACAGGCCAACAATGTCGCGGCGATACCCGGAATCAGCACGGTCGGCGAAGCCGTTGCCATGATCGAGCGCGGTTTTGATCTGGTCAAATTCTTCCCGGCCGAAGCTGCTGGGGGCGTCGGCGCTCTCAAAGCGATCGGCGGCCCTCTGCCCGATCTGTCATTCATGCCGACAGGCGGCATCGGGCGTGACGATGTGCGGCGTTATCTGGATCTCAGCAGCGTTGTCTGCGTCGGCGGATCCTGGGTTGCCGACAAGACGGCTCTGGCCAATCACGACTGGTCTACAATTACGCAGAACGCCCGATCTGCGACCGCATTATAG
- a CDS encoding LacI family DNA-binding transcriptional regulator, translating to MRTTITDVAKQAGVSMKTVSRVLNNEPNVAKATRERVMEVADQLDYSPNLAARGLASSRSYLIALLYDNASPSYLTNIQRGAIEACRQQGYHLLLEPMTAAQTESEEAERILRRMNVDGAILTAPLCDLTALRNSLTRLDIPYVAVGPQDADEGAAVRMDDQDAAFQMVKYLIDLGHRDIGFIAGDPDHASTRHRRAGFDAAMQDAGLHAGTDRVVQGDYTFRSGLEAAKRMLEDPTSRPTAIFAANDDMAAGVLSAANRLNIAVPDALSVCGFDDTPIARILWPQLTTVAQPIHQMGRKAAEILISRDKRRDPATHTFDYELIIRGSTARAGT from the coding sequence ATGCGAACAACGATAACGGATGTCGCCAAACAGGCTGGCGTATCGATGAAGACCGTGTCGCGCGTGCTCAACAATGAACCTAATGTCGCCAAGGCAACGCGCGAACGGGTCATGGAAGTCGCAGACCAGCTCGATTATTCGCCTAATCTCGCCGCACGGGGTCTCGCCAGTTCGCGCAGCTATCTGATTGCACTGCTTTATGATAATGCCAGTCCGAGCTACCTGACCAACATTCAGCGCGGCGCGATCGAAGCCTGTCGGCAGCAGGGATATCACCTGCTTTTGGAGCCGATGACAGCTGCGCAGACGGAGAGTGAGGAGGCCGAACGCATCCTGAGGCGGATGAATGTCGACGGCGCGATCCTGACGGCTCCGCTCTGTGACCTGACGGCGCTGCGCAATAGCCTGACGCGACTCGATATTCCCTATGTCGCGGTCGGTCCGCAAGATGCCGATGAAGGCGCAGCGGTTCGCATGGATGATCAGGACGCCGCCTTTCAGATGGTCAAATATCTGATCGATCTCGGGCACAGGGATATCGGCTTTATCGCCGGTGACCCGGATCATGCTTCGACCCGTCACCGACGCGCCGGCTTCGATGCAGCCATGCAGGATGCAGGTTTGCATGCTGGCACGGACCGTGTCGTTCAAGGTGATTACACGTTCCGGTCCGGTCTGGAAGCCGCCAAGCGGATGCTGGAAGACCCGACATCTCGGCCGACAGCGATCTTCGCCGCTAATGACGATATGGCAGCAGGGGTACTCAGTGCCGCCAATCGGCTGAATATAGCCGTTCCTGACGCTCTATCCGTCTGTGGTTTCGACGATACGCCGATCGCCCGCATTCTCTGGCCGCAGCTAACCACCGTGGCTCAACCGATCCATCAGATGGGTCGGAAGGCGGCTGAAATTCTGATCAGTCGCGACAAGCGACGGGACCCGGCTACTCATACATTCGATTATGAATTGATCATCCGGGGATCGACAGCTCGCGCCGGTACATGA
- the zwf gene encoding glucose-6-phosphate dehydrogenase, with amino-acid sequence MSQSETTSTDPSDEKTDMDEGGRSAFVPVDPFELVVFGATGDLARRKLLPSLYHRYCDGQIPEDSRIIGASRTAMDREEFVKLVEESYLEFEDGSQHDPDCFKAFADMLDYVAIDIADDQADWDTLGGKLDATQSLIRIFYLAMPPRLFVDIAEGLQTAGLAHDESRVVLEKPLGNDFASADAINEGVGRVFDENRIYRIDHYLGKETVQNLLVLRFGNILLEPLWNSRAIEHIEITVAETIGVGGRGAYYDSSGALRDMVQNHLLQLLCLTTMEPPASIDADDLRTEKIKVLRALRPVTSSNVKDMTVRAQYVRGRIDGETAADYLSDVDVEESDTETFVAIHTEIQNWRWSGVPIYIRTGKRMAQRRSEIIIQFRPVPHSIFPSDTHIQPNRLVIRLQPDEAVTLWMEIKEPGAGGLRLKTLPLNLSYADSFAARYPDAYERLLLDVVRGNLSLFMRRDEVEAAWRWVDGIIDAWAETEQRLSLYPAGTDGPDAARFMLEQLGDQWSDPGETDDTGETSQ; translated from the coding sequence GTGTCCCAGTCGGAAACCACATCCACTGACCCGTCTGATGAAAAGACAGATATGGATGAGGGCGGTCGGTCGGCCTTCGTTCCTGTCGATCCGTTCGAACTGGTCGTCTTTGGAGCCACGGGCGATCTGGCGCGTCGCAAGCTGCTGCCATCCCTCTATCATCGCTATTGCGATGGTCAGATACCGGAAGATTCCCGGATCATAGGCGCGTCGCGAACCGCCATGGACCGTGAAGAGTTCGTCAAACTCGTCGAGGAAAGCTATCTCGAATTCGAAGATGGCTCTCAGCATGATCCTGACTGTTTCAAGGCGTTTGCCGATATGCTCGACTATGTCGCGATCGACATTGCCGATGATCAGGCGGACTGGGACACACTCGGGGGCAAGCTGGACGCCACGCAGTCGCTGATCCGGATTTTCTATCTGGCCATGCCGCCGCGGCTGTTCGTCGATATTGCCGAAGGTCTGCAGACGGCGGGACTTGCCCATGATGAGAGCCGCGTCGTTCTGGAAAAGCCGCTCGGAAACGATTTTGCGTCTGCCGATGCGATCAACGAAGGCGTCGGCCGAGTCTTTGATGAAAACCGGATTTACCGGATCGATCACTATCTCGGTAAAGAGACAGTTCAGAACCTTCTCGTCCTTCGCTTTGGCAACATTCTGCTGGAACCTCTCTGGAACAGTCGGGCGATCGAACATATCGAGATCACTGTGGCCGAGACGATCGGCGTAGGCGGACGTGGTGCCTATTATGACAGCTCTGGCGCTTTGCGCGACATGGTGCAGAACCATTTGCTGCAGCTGCTCTGTCTGACGACGATGGAGCCGCCCGCATCCATCGATGCAGATGATCTCAGGACCGAAAAAATAAAGGTTTTAAGGGCTTTGCGCCCGGTCACGTCGAGCAATGTCAAGGACATGACCGTCAGGGCGCAATATGTCAGAGGGCGGATCGATGGCGAGACGGCGGCGGATTATCTGTCCGATGTCGACGTCGAGGAATCCGACACGGAAACCTTTGTCGCCATCCATACGGAGATCCAGAATTGGCGCTGGTCTGGCGTGCCGATCTACATCCGAACGGGTAAGCGCATGGCGCAGCGCCGCTCGGAAATCATCATCCAGTTCCGGCCTGTACCTCATTCCATTTTTCCGTCTGACACGCATATTCAACCGAACCGGCTGGTTATCCGTCTGCAGCCGGACGAGGCGGTGACGTTGTGGATGGAGATCAAGGAGCCGGGGGCGGGGGGGCTGCGCCTGAAAACGCTGCCGCTTAACCTGTCCTATGCCGACAGTTTCGCGGCGCGCTATCCGGATGCCTATGAACGGCTGCTGCTGGATGTGGTGCGTGGCAACCTGTCCCTGTTCATGCGGCGCGACGAGGTGGAAGCGGCCTGGCGCTGGGTCGACGGGATCATCGATGCGTGGGCCGAGACGGAGCAGCGGCTCAGCCTCTATCCGGCCGGGACGGATGGTCCCGACGCAGCCCGCTTCATGCTGGAACAGCTTGGCGATCAATGGTCCGATCCGGGCGAGACTGACGACACTGGCGAGACGTCGCAATGA
- the pgl gene encoding 6-phosphogluconolactonase, which translates to MSAVDITLFQDEAALIGATVADLTTRLQSALSQRGRASLMLSGGSSPKPVYEALAQQPIAWDGVGISLVDERWVPPGVPGSNADFVQACFAGTPAERAHFVPLYNGHDDAASGVESAEQALSTVARPFDICVMGMGLDGHTASWFPHSRGLEAALRRDNLATLCSIDATGCAVAGDHTDRMTLTYAAVAASRHVCLLLNTAEKLDVFRQSLEGDVTDRPVASLAQLGSRLSVHAVENAS; encoded by the coding sequence ATGAGCGCGGTGGACATTACCCTGTTTCAGGACGAAGCGGCGCTAATTGGTGCGACCGTCGCTGATCTGACCACACGGCTGCAATCGGCCCTGTCGCAACGTGGTCGGGCCAGCCTGATGCTGTCCGGAGGATCCAGTCCCAAGCCGGTCTATGAAGCGCTGGCGCAGCAGCCGATTGCCTGGGACGGGGTCGGGATCAGCCTTGTCGATGAACGCTGGGTGCCACCCGGCGTTCCCGGATCGAACGCCGACTTCGTTCAAGCCTGTTTTGCCGGAACGCCCGCTGAGCGGGCTCACTTCGTTCCGCTCTATAACGGACATGATGACGCGGCGAGCGGAGTCGAAAGCGCCGAACAGGCACTGAGTACGGTGGCGCGTCCTTTTGACATTTGTGTCATGGGTATGGGGCTGGATGGCCACACGGCATCCTGGTTTCCGCACAGTCGGGGCCTGGAAGCTGCTTTGCGTCGCGATAATCTGGCAACGCTTTGTTCGATAGACGCAACGGGCTGCGCGGTTGCTGGCGATCATACGGACCGCATGACCCTGACCTATGCCGCCGTGGCGGCGTCCCGACATGTCTGCCTGCTGTTGAACACAGCCGAGAAACTGGATGTCTTTCGCCAATCTCTCGAAGGAGATGTGACTGACAGACCTGTTGCGAGCCTGGCGCAGCTGGGCTCCAGATTATCCGTACACGCCGTCGAGAACGCATCATGA